From the Isachenkonia alkalipeptolytica genome, one window contains:
- a CDS encoding sensor domain-containing diguanylate cyclase — protein MKRKGFFIIIVIMLLLNGITPVWGADVSLKGEPEPLGSLSEVLRDPSREITIDQLLDRKHDEAFREHEANVFQFGLTKDAHWIRTSLKELPEEKMPDPWNEYLLYYDYSGIERIEIYLPIIDQEEEGYIPYKGGFYNSKMQDETGFIFPVFQLPENLDPERPIYSRVESTYSKNFTMAMVERNHFSGVQLRMVAMLSSMYGIMLAMLLYNLVLFFALKDRTYIFYVGYIMFMIIYQTSVTGFLKIIHFQWAQILELYALATTFIAVIFGLLFAWHFINYPRFVPKAKYPALLCMAICGIGILLVLSGNQYYANGLAYLMGFTLPFLIFSTAIIAYRKGQTISKYYLMATAVLFSTIIIFALRGAGILEHSFVTLYAVTASVALESILLSFALADRIRMFRKRQEQSDERVSELTHISITDSLTRLFNRRYFEEVLSEIRENPNKSKTPVTMIYLDIDHFKKFNDTYGHPKGDQVLKKLAEVIRENIREGDHPCRIGGEEFAVIFHHTNGPTAWQIAERIRSSLEAVDFSSIAPQIPTVTVSIGVAELKGGEAIEDWVNRTDKMLYTAKEQGRNRISQVDSSFAT, from the coding sequence ATGAAAAGAAAAGGATTCTTTATAATAATTGTAATCATGTTACTCTTAAATGGCATTACCCCGGTCTGGGGAGCTGATGTTTCTCTAAAAGGGGAGCCTGAACCCTTAGGGAGCCTCTCGGAGGTTCTCCGGGACCCTAGCAGAGAGATTACTATTGATCAGCTGTTAGATCGAAAACACGATGAAGCTTTTCGAGAGCATGAAGCAAATGTTTTTCAGTTTGGATTAACAAAAGATGCCCATTGGATTCGAACCAGTTTGAAAGAACTCCCTGAGGAGAAGATGCCGGATCCCTGGAACGAATATCTTCTTTACTACGATTACTCAGGGATCGAAAGAATTGAAATATATTTACCAATAATCGATCAAGAAGAAGAGGGCTACATCCCCTATAAGGGAGGATTTTATAACAGTAAGATGCAGGATGAAACCGGTTTTATTTTTCCGGTCTTTCAACTGCCGGAAAACCTTGATCCGGAAAGACCGATATATAGTAGAGTAGAAAGCACGTACTCCAAAAATTTTACGATGGCTATGGTGGAGCGAAACCATTTTTCCGGGGTACAGTTACGAATGGTAGCAATGCTTTCATCGATGTATGGCATCATGCTGGCCATGTTGTTATATAACCTGGTGCTATTCTTTGCATTAAAAGACCGGACATATATTTTTTATGTGGGTTACATAATGTTTATGATTATTTATCAGACGTCGGTAACAGGTTTTTTGAAAATCATACACTTTCAGTGGGCGCAGATTCTGGAATTGTATGCCCTTGCTACTACGTTTATTGCGGTTATTTTCGGCTTATTGTTTGCTTGGCACTTTATTAATTATCCACGATTTGTCCCTAAAGCAAAATATCCTGCTCTTCTATGTATGGCTATTTGTGGAATTGGCATATTGTTGGTATTGTCGGGGAATCAGTACTATGCCAATGGGCTGGCGTATCTGATGGGGTTTACCTTGCCTTTTCTCATTTTTTCAACAGCAATTATTGCCTATCGTAAAGGGCAGACTATTTCCAAATATTATTTGATGGCAACAGCAGTGCTTTTCAGTACGATCATTATCTTCGCACTGCGGGGGGCTGGAATCTTAGAACATAGTTTTGTGACACTATATGCTGTGACGGCTTCGGTGGCATTGGAGTCCATACTTCTTTCCTTCGCTTTGGCGGATCGTATCCGAATGTTTAGAAAGCGTCAGGAGCAGTCGGATGAACGGGTAAGTGAATTGACTCACATAAGCATTACGGACAGTTTGACGAGGCTCTTCAATCGTCGTTACTTTGAGGAGGTTCTTTCTGAAATAAGAGAAAACCCAAACAAAAGCAAAACCCCCGTAACCATGATTTATCTGGATATCGATCATTTTAAAAAATTCAATGATACCTACGGCCATCCAAAGGGCGATCAGGTCCTTAAGAAACTGGCAGAAGTGATCAGAGAAAACATAAGAGAAGGGGATCATCCTTGCCGGATTGGCGGAGAAGAGTTTGCAGTTATCTTTCATCATACAAATGGTCCAACGGCATGGCAAATTGCGGAAAGAATTCGTTCCTCTCTTGAAGCGGTTGATTTCAGTAGTATCGCTCCCCAAATTCCAACGGTAACCGTCAGTATTGGTGTAGCAGAGCTTAAGGGTGGAGAAGCCATTGAAGACTGGGTTAATCGCACGGATAAAATGTTATATACTGCAAAAGAACAAGGGAGAAACCGAATCTCACAGGTTGACTCTTCATTTGCAACCTAG
- a CDS encoding DUF302 domain-containing protein — protein MQKTAKRVITVTMTLVLLLGLIQAPIMAASQQQEQQEQQESQMEMVLEYESRYDFEETTRRFEENVKEAGWSVVQVFDYQEILADRGFEIDNIQIFAVCSGQHSAAILELDHERMVSPLMPCTISIYEKSDGNTYIAQLNSGEVAQPFGGVIAETMATVAEETHEMIRDLILPQQLNRGRQNTNPGWANNKRPLDNPAAAEALEKNFPHLFMEEAAMEMEMILENQSLYDFDETVNRLKDNVADAGWSVVGEFDYQEILGDKGYEIENIKILAVCSGEHSAAILQHDDARMVSPLMPCRIAVYEKSDGNTYIAQLNSGEVAQPFGGVIAETMMTVAEETNAIVEDLIQE, from the coding sequence ATGCAAAAGACAGCGAAACGAGTAATTACCGTTACTATGACCCTGGTGTTGTTATTGGGTCTGATTCAGGCTCCGATAATGGCCGCCAGTCAGCAACAGGAACAACAAGAGCAACAGGAATCACAGATGGAAATGGTTTTAGAGTATGAAAGCCGATATGATTTTGAAGAGACCACCCGGCGATTCGAGGAAAACGTAAAGGAGGCGGGATGGTCCGTCGTTCAGGTATTTGATTATCAAGAGATTTTGGCAGACCGAGGCTTCGAAATTGATAACATACAAATTTTTGCCGTTTGCTCCGGTCAACATTCTGCCGCTATTTTAGAACTGGACCACGAGCGTATGGTATCCCCTTTGATGCCTTGCACCATCTCTATTTATGAAAAATCCGACGGAAATACTTACATTGCACAACTGAATTCCGGTGAAGTGGCGCAACCCTTTGGCGGCGTTATAGCGGAAACCATGGCAACCGTAGCGGAGGAAACCCACGAGATGATCAGGGACCTAATCCTTCCGCAACAGCTGAATCGAGGCAGACAAAACACCAATCCCGGTTGGGCAAACAACAAAAGACCCTTAGATAATCCTGCTGCCGCCGAGGCTCTAGAAAAGAACTTCCCCCATCTCTTTATGGAAGAGGCGGCCATGGAAATGGAAATGATTCTTGAGAACCAAAGTCTTTATGACTTTGATGAAACCGTAAATCGATTGAAAGACAACGTCGCCGATGCCGGTTGGTCTGTGGTGGGTGAATTCGATTATCAGGAAATTCTTGGTGATAAAGGATATGAAATCGAAAATATTAAAATCCTCGCCGTTTGCTCCGGAGAGCACTCAGCAGCTATTTTACAACATGACGATGCCCGGATGGTATCCCCTTTGATGCCTTGCCGAATTGCCGTATATGAAAAGAGTGACGGAAACACCTATATTGCACAATTGAATTCCGGTGAAGTGGCACAGCCTTTCGGAGGCGTCATCGCTGAGACCATGATGACGGTTGCCGAGGAGACCAATGCCATTGTAGAGGACCTGATTCAAGAGTAA
- a CDS encoding TetR/AcrR family transcriptional regulator produces MPKIIENIEQKIFNAVVQLIRKHGYSAISMRMIAKESGIAVGTLYNYYSDKEELTTTVVYLSWRETLRNLEVILDKEEESRKKLHLFLERLYEEISQRRGIGSELMKHDLYKDEKFLEIQAEYTRIFRRLLKDLEEEEGKTFEEDFIKRIQKNLMLITINLVNEFIEEDQENMDYLKNVADKLL; encoded by the coding sequence ATGCCAAAAATTATCGAAAACATTGAACAAAAAATTTTCAATGCTGTGGTACAGTTGATACGAAAACACGGTTATTCCGCAATAAGCATGCGTATGATCGCCAAAGAATCCGGTATTGCTGTAGGGACTCTGTATAACTATTACTCGGATAAAGAGGAACTGACCACCACTGTTGTATATTTAAGCTGGAGGGAAACATTAAGAAACCTTGAGGTTATTTTGGATAAAGAGGAGGAATCCAGGAAGAAACTTCACTTATTTCTGGAAAGACTTTATGAAGAAATCAGCCAAAGACGTGGAATTGGTAGCGAGTTGATGAAACATGACTTATATAAGGACGAAAAGTTTTTAGAGATTCAAGCAGAGTACACCCGGATCTTTCGAAGACTGCTAAAGGATTTAGAAGAAGAAGAAGGAAAAACCTTTGAAGAGGATTTTATTAAACGAATCCAGAAGAACCTGATGCTGATTACCATTAATTTGGTTAATGAATTTATTGAGGAAGATCAAGAAAATATGGATTATTTAAAGAATGTCGCTGATAAGTTATTATAG